In Jaculus jaculus isolate mJacJac1 chromosome 11, mJacJac1.mat.Y.cur, whole genome shotgun sequence, the following proteins share a genomic window:
- the LOC123464465 gene encoding protein FAM136A has protein sequence MAEVQQLRVQEAVDAMVKNVERENIRKMQGLMFRCSAGCCEDNQASMQQVHQCIERCHAPLAQAQALVTSELEKFQDRLARCTMHCNDKARDAMDAGNKELQVKRQLDSCVAKCVDDHMHLIPTMTKKMKESLSSIGK, from the coding sequence ATGGCGGAGGTGCAGCAGCTCCGCGTGCAGGAAGCCGTGGATGCCATGGTGAAGAACGTGGAGCGAGAGAACATCCGGAAGATGCAGGGCCTCATGTTCAGGTGCAGCGCTGGCTGCTGTGAAGACAACCAGGCATCCATGCAGCAGGTGCACCAGTGCATCGAGCGCTGCCATGCGCCTCTGGCTCAGGCCCAGGCCTTGGTGACCAGTGAGCTGGAAAAGTTCCAGGACCGGCTGGCCCGGTGTACCATGCACTGCAATGACAAAGCCAGAGATGCCATGGATGCAGGGAACAAGGAGCTGCAGGTAAAACGGCAGCTGGACAGCTGCGTGGCCAAGTGTGTGGATGACCACATGCACCTTATCCCAACGATGACCAAGAAGATGAAGGAGTCTCTCTCATCCATTGGGAAATAA